A genomic region of Oryza glaberrima chromosome 1, OglaRS2, whole genome shotgun sequence contains the following coding sequences:
- the LOC127771059 gene encoding putative disease resistance protein RGA4 isoform X1, protein MATSMLLGPLIALVNRQVSNYLLQQYQELDGMEEQLTILERKLPAILDVIIDAEEQGTHRPGVSAWLKALKAVAYKANDIFDEFKYEALRREAKRRGNHGNLSTSIVLANNPLVFRYRMSKKLRKIVSSIEDLVADMNAFGFRYRPQMPTSKQWRQTDSIIIDSENIVSREEEKQHIVNLLLTDASNRNLMVLPIIGMGGLGKTTFAQIIYNDPEIQKHFQLRKWVCVLDDFDVTSIANKISMSTEKECENALEKLQQEVRGKRYLLILDDVWNCDADKWAKLKYCLQQYGGVGSAILMTTRDQGVAQLMGTTKAHQLVRMEKEDLLAIFEKRAFRFDEQKPDELVQIGWEIMDRCHGSPLAAKALGSMLSTRKAVEEWRAVLTKSSICDDENGILPILKLSYDDLPSYMKQCFAFCAIFPKNYVIDVEMLILLWMANDFIPSEEAIRPETKGKQIFNELASRSFFQDVKEVPLHKDESGHSYRTICSIHDLMHDVAVSVIGKECFTIAEGHNYIKFLPNTVRHLFLCSDRPETLSDVSLKQRCQGMQTLLCSMNTSNSSLHYLSKCYSLRALRLYYHNLGGLQIRVKHLKHLRFLDLSGNCHIKSLPEEICILYNLQTLNLSGCKSLGHLPKDIKNMIGLRHLYTDGCMSLKSMPSNLGHLTSLQTLTYFVVGNNSGCSSIGELRHLKLQGQLQLCHLQNVTEADVSMSNNGEKKDLTQLSFGWKDDRNEVIDLHEKVLDAFTPNNRLKILSVDSYRSSNFPTWVTNPTMMRDLIKLQLVSCTMCESLPQLWQLPSLEVLHLEGLQSLQYLCSGVDNSTSSTFPKLRELILVDLKILNGWWEVKGGPGQKLVFPLLENLSIDSCSKLENFPDTVIFGESSQFLDNKGNSPFPALKNLKLHNLKSLKAWGTQERYQPIFPQLENANIMECPELATLPEAPKLRVLVFPEDKSLMWLSIARYMATLSDVRLTIAASSSQVQCAIQQVSGTEEFSHKTFNATMELRGCYFFCMDWECFVNLQDLVINCCNELIYWPLKQLQCLVSLKRLTIYSCNNLTKSGDVLEAPLEKNQLLPCLECIEIKDCPKLVEVLILPSSLREIYIERCGKLEFIWGQKDTKNKSWYAENQDDLRSESYSNLVSSADAPLATNTHLPCMESLTVISCQSLVVLLNFPLYLKEIHIWSCPELRSIRGKQDIKVESKYVERNNGMAISESSSDLSASITVEDQGTWRSKYLLPCLEYLRIAYCVSLVEVLALPSSMRTIIISECPKLEVLSGKLNKLGQLDIRFCEKLKLVESYEGSFSSLETVSIVGCENMASLPNKHSNTPCTKVICIRALFSSEVQIYGDIYSVLSQFSFSLQMWTMMWTMENQEHNLSSAEFFKFV, encoded by the exons ATGGCTACGAGCATGCTGCTTGGGCCTCTCATCGCCTTGGTTAATCGGCAGGTCTCCAATTACCTGTTGCAACAGTACCAAGAGCTGGATGGTATGGAGGAGCAGCTCACAATTCTGGAGCGCAAACTGCCGGCCATATTGGATGTCATCATTGATGCTGAGGAGCAAGGAACTCACCGTCCTGGGGTAAGTGCTTGGCTCAAAGCACTCAAGGCTGTTGCTTACAAAGCTAATGACATATTTGATGAGTTCAAGTATGAAGCCCTTCGTCGTGAAGCTAAGAGGAGGGGAAATCATGGAAATCTCAGCACTAGTATAGTCCTTGCTAACAATCCTCTAGTGTTCCGTTACAGGATGAGCAAGAAGCTGCGTAAAATTGTCAGTTCTATTGAGGACCTTGTTGCTGATATGAATGCCTTTGGGTTCAGGTATAGACCACAAATGCCAACCTCCAAGCAGTGGAGACAGACAGATTCAATCATCATTGACTCTGAGAATATTGTCagcagagaggaagagaagcagCATATTGTTAATTTGCTGCTTACCGATGCCAGCAACAGGAATCTCATGGTCCTTCCAATCATTGGAATGGGTGGTTTGGGCAAGACCACTTTTGCTCAGATAATTTACAACGATCCTGAGATCCAAAAGCATTTCCAGCTACGGAAGTGGGTGTGTGTCTTGGATGATTTTGATGTTACAAGCATTGCTAACAAGATCAGCATGTCAACTGAGAAAGAATGCGAAAATGCACTAGAGAAGCTCCAGCAGGAAGTCCGTGGAAAGAGGTACCTCCTTATTTTGGATGATGTATGGAATTGCGATGCCGATAAGTGGGCGAAGCTAAAATATTGCCTTCAACAATATGGTGGTGTTGGGAGTGCCATATTGATGACAACACGTGATCAAGGGGTAGCTCAGCTAATGGGAACAACTAAAGCCCATCAATTGGTAAGAATGGAAAAAGAGGATTTGCTTgcaatttttgaaaaaagagcATTTCGTTTTGATGAGCAGAAACCTGATGAGCTGGTTCAAATTGGCTGGGAGATTATGGACAGATGTCACGGGTCCCCTTTAGCTGCAAAAGCCTTGGGTTCAATGTTAAGCACACGAAAAGCTGTAGAAGAATGGAGGGCCGTATTAACCAAAAGTAGCATCTGTGATGACGAGAATGGAATTTTACCTATACTGAAGCTCAGCTATGACGATCTGCCATCATACATGAAGCAATGTTTTGCTTTTTGTGCGATCTTTCCCAAAAACTATGTGATTGATGTGGAAATGCTGATATTGCTCTGGATGGCAAATGATTTTATCCCATCTGAAGAAGCAATTCGACCAGAAACAAAAGGCAAGCAGATTTTCAATGAGCTTGCTTCAAGGTCATTCTTTCAGGATGTCAAGGAGGTACCTTTACACAAGGATGAAAGTGGACATAGTTACCGAACTATATGTAGCATCCATGATCTCATGCATGACGTTGCTGTTTCTGTTATTGGGAAAGAATGTTTTACTATAGCTGAGGGTCACAATTACATTAAGTTTTTGCCAAATACTGTTCGTCATTTGTTCTTGTGCTCTGATCGTCCAGAAACCCTCTCGGATGTTTCACTAAAGCAGAGATGTCAAGGTATGCAAACACTTTTGTGCAGTATGAATACTAGCAATTCATCATTACATTACTTATCAAAATGCTATTCTCTTCGAGCATTACGCCTCTATTACCATAACTTGGGTGGACTTCAGATAAGAGTGAAGCACTTGAAGCACCTCAGGTTTCTTGATCTCTCTGGCAATTGTCATATCAAGTCACTTCCTGAAGAAATATGCATTTTGTATAATCTACAAACATTAAATCTTTCGGGTTGTAAATCTCTTGGTCACCTTCCTAAGGATATTAAAAACATGATTGGCCTTCGTCATCTCTATACTGATGGATGTATGTCCTTAAAATCCATGCCTTCAAACCTTGGGCATCTAACATCCCTACAGACACTAACATATTTTGTTGTGGGCAATAATTCTGGTTGTAGTAGCATTGGAGAACTAAGGCACCTCAAACTCCAAGGTCAACTCCAGCTATGCCATCTACAAAATGTAACAGAGGCAGATGTATCCATGAGCAACAATGGGGAAAAGAAAGACCTAACCCAGCTATCTTTTGGATGGAAGGATGATCGTAATGAAGTGATTGATTTACATGAGAAGGTACTAGATGCTTTTACTCCAAACAACAGGCTTAAAATTCTATCTGTGGATTCCTACAGAAGTTCCAATTTTCCAACTTGGGTGACAAACCCCACAATGATGCGAGATCTAATCAAGCTCCAACTAGTTAGTTGCACAATGTGCGAGAGCCTTCCACAATTGTGGCAATTGCCATCTCTTGAAGTTCTTCATTTGGAAGGGCTGCAAAGTTTGCAATACCTGTGCTCGGGTGTTGACAATTCGACATCTTCAACGTTTCCTAAATTAAGGGAACTTATTTTAGTTGATctaaaaattttgaatggttgGTGGGAAGTAAAAGGAGGACCTGGGCAAAAGCTAGTGTTTCCCCTTCTAGAGAATCTATCAATTGATAGTTGCTCTAAATTGGAAAACTTTCCAGACACAGTAATATTTGGTGAATCTTCTCAATTCTTAGATAATAAAGGGAACTCCCCATTTCCAGCTTTAAAGAACCTCAAGTTGCACAATCTGAAGAGTTTGAAGGCATGGGGAACACAAGAAAGATATCAACCAATATTTCCTCAACTTGAGAATGCTAATATTATGGAGTGCCCGGAGTTGGCGACTCTACCTGAAGCACCAAAGCTGAGAGTATTAGTATTTCCCGAAGATAAATCATTGATGTGGTTATCCATAGCAAGATATATGGCAACACTGTCCGATGTCAGATTAACAATTGCAGCTTCTTCCTCACAAGTACAATGTGCAATACAACAGGTCAGTGGTACAGAAGAATTTAGTCATAAAACTTTTAATGCAACTATGGAACTACGGGGATGTTACTTCTTCTGTATGGATTGGGAATGTTTTGTGAACTTGCAAGATTTAGTAATCAACTGCTGCAACGAACTCATCTATTGGCCACTGAAACAGCTCCAATGCTTGGTATCCTTGAAAAGATTAACAATTTATTCTTGCAATAATCTGACTAAATCTGGTGATGTTCTAGAAGCACCATTAGAAAAAAATCAGCTACTCCCATGCTTGGAGTGTATAGAGATAAAAGATTGTCCCAAATTGGTTGAGGTTCTCATCCTTCCTTCATCTCTAAGGGAAATATATATTGAGAGATGTGGTAAGCTCGAGTTCATATGGGGTCAAAAGGACACTAAAAATAAGAGTTGGTATGCTGAAAACCAAGATGATTTGAGGTCAGAATCTTATAGCAACCTAGTATCCTCTGCAGATGCACCTTTGGCAACAAATACACATTTACCTTGTATGGAGTCTCTAACAGTGATAAGTTGTCAAAGCTTAGTAGTGCTTCTCAATTTTCCCCTATATCTGAAGGAAATACACATTTGGAGTTGCCCTGAGCTTAGATCTATAAGGGGAAAGCAGGATATAAAAGTCGAAAGTAAATATGTTGAGCGTAATAATGGCATGGCTATATCAGAATCTAGCAGTGATCTCAGTGCATCTATAACTGTAGAAGATCAAGGAACATGGAGAAGCAAATATCTCCTGCCATGCTTAGAATACCTAAGAATAGCATATTGTGTAAGCTTGGTAGAGGTTCTTGCTCTTCCTTCATCCATGAGAACTATAATTATTTCAGAGTGTCCTAAGCTTGAAGTCCTGTCAGGGAAACTTAATAAACTTGGGCAACTAGATATTCGATTCTGTGAAAAGCTGAAACTAGTGGAGTCATACGAAGGATCCTTCTCATCATTGGAAACTGTCTCCATTGTCGGCTGCGAGAACATGGCATCGTTACCAAATAAACATTCAAATACTCCCTGTACAAAAG TAATTTGTATCAGGGCATTGTTCTCTTCAGAGGTACAAATATATGGAGATATCTACTCGGTACTGTCTCAATTTTCATTTTCCCTCCAAATGTGGACCATGATGTGGACTATGGAAAACCAAGAACATAATCTTTCTTCTGCTGAATTCTTCAAATTTGTCTAG
- the LOC127771059 gene encoding putative disease resistance protein RGA4 isoform X2 has product MATSMLLGPLIALVNRQVSNYLLQQYQELDGMEEQLTILERKLPAILDVIIDAEEQGTHRPGVSAWLKALKAVAYKANDIFDEFKYEALRREAKRRGNHGNLSTSIVLANNPLVFRYRMSKKLRKIVSSIEDLVADMNAFGFRYRPQMPTSKQWRQTDSIIIDSENIVSREEEKQHIVNLLLTDASNRNLMVLPIIGMGGLGKTTFAQIIYNDPEIQKHFQLRKWVCVLDDFDVTSIANKISMSTEKECENALEKLQQEVRGKRYLLILDDVWNCDADKWAKLKYCLQQYGGVGSAILMTTRDQGVAQLMGTTKAHQLVRMEKEDLLAIFEKRAFRFDEQKPDELVQIGWEIMDRCHGSPLAAKALGSMLSTRKAVEEWRAVLTKSSICDDENGILPILKLSYDDLPSYMKQCFAFCAIFPKNYVIDVEMLILLWMANDFIPSEEAIRPETKGKQIFNELASRSFFQDVKEVPLHKDESGHSYRTICSIHDLMHDVAVSVIGKECFTIAEGHNYIKFLPNTVRHLFLCSDRPETLSDVSLKQRCQGMQTLLCSMNTSNSSLHYLSKCYSLRALRLYYHNLGGLQIRVKHLKHLRFLDLSGNCHIKSLPEEICILYNLQTLNLSGCKSLGHLPKDIKNMIGLRHLYTDGCMSLKSMPSNLGHLTSLQTLTYFVVGNNSGCSSIGELRHLKLQGQLQLCHLQNVTEADVSMSNNGEKKDLTQLSFGWKDDRNEVIDLHEKVLDAFTPNNRLKILSVDSYRSSNFPTWVTNPTMMRDLIKLQLVSCTMCESLPQLWQLPSLEVLHLEGLQSLQYLCSGVDNSTSSTFPKLRELILVDLKILNGWWEVKGGPGQKLVFPLLENLSIDSCSKLENFPDTVIFGESSQFLDNKGNSPFPALKNLKLHNLKSLKAWGTQERYQPIFPQLENANIMECPELATLPEAPKLRVLVFPEDKSLMWLSIARYMATLSDVRLTIAASSSQVQCAIQQVSGTEEFSHKTFNATMELRGCYFFCMDWECFVNLQDLVINCCNELIYWPLKQLQCLVSLKRLTIYSCNNLTKSGDVLEAPLEKNQLLPCLECIEIKDCPKLVEVLILPSSLREIYIERCGKLEFIWGQKDTKNKSWYAENQDDLRSESYSNLVSSADAPLATNTHLPCMESLTVISCQSLVVLLNFPLYLKEIHIWSCPELRSIRGKQDIKVESKYVERNNGMAISESSSDLSASITVEDQGTWRSKYLLPCLEYLRIAYCVSLVEVLALPSSMRTIIISECPKLEVLSGKLNKLGQLDIRFCEKLKLVESYEGSFSSLETVSIVGCENMASLPNKHSNTPCTKGHCSLQRYKYMEISTRYCLNFHFPSKCGP; this is encoded by the exons ATGGCTACGAGCATGCTGCTTGGGCCTCTCATCGCCTTGGTTAATCGGCAGGTCTCCAATTACCTGTTGCAACAGTACCAAGAGCTGGATGGTATGGAGGAGCAGCTCACAATTCTGGAGCGCAAACTGCCGGCCATATTGGATGTCATCATTGATGCTGAGGAGCAAGGAACTCACCGTCCTGGGGTAAGTGCTTGGCTCAAAGCACTCAAGGCTGTTGCTTACAAAGCTAATGACATATTTGATGAGTTCAAGTATGAAGCCCTTCGTCGTGAAGCTAAGAGGAGGGGAAATCATGGAAATCTCAGCACTAGTATAGTCCTTGCTAACAATCCTCTAGTGTTCCGTTACAGGATGAGCAAGAAGCTGCGTAAAATTGTCAGTTCTATTGAGGACCTTGTTGCTGATATGAATGCCTTTGGGTTCAGGTATAGACCACAAATGCCAACCTCCAAGCAGTGGAGACAGACAGATTCAATCATCATTGACTCTGAGAATATTGTCagcagagaggaagagaagcagCATATTGTTAATTTGCTGCTTACCGATGCCAGCAACAGGAATCTCATGGTCCTTCCAATCATTGGAATGGGTGGTTTGGGCAAGACCACTTTTGCTCAGATAATTTACAACGATCCTGAGATCCAAAAGCATTTCCAGCTACGGAAGTGGGTGTGTGTCTTGGATGATTTTGATGTTACAAGCATTGCTAACAAGATCAGCATGTCAACTGAGAAAGAATGCGAAAATGCACTAGAGAAGCTCCAGCAGGAAGTCCGTGGAAAGAGGTACCTCCTTATTTTGGATGATGTATGGAATTGCGATGCCGATAAGTGGGCGAAGCTAAAATATTGCCTTCAACAATATGGTGGTGTTGGGAGTGCCATATTGATGACAACACGTGATCAAGGGGTAGCTCAGCTAATGGGAACAACTAAAGCCCATCAATTGGTAAGAATGGAAAAAGAGGATTTGCTTgcaatttttgaaaaaagagcATTTCGTTTTGATGAGCAGAAACCTGATGAGCTGGTTCAAATTGGCTGGGAGATTATGGACAGATGTCACGGGTCCCCTTTAGCTGCAAAAGCCTTGGGTTCAATGTTAAGCACACGAAAAGCTGTAGAAGAATGGAGGGCCGTATTAACCAAAAGTAGCATCTGTGATGACGAGAATGGAATTTTACCTATACTGAAGCTCAGCTATGACGATCTGCCATCATACATGAAGCAATGTTTTGCTTTTTGTGCGATCTTTCCCAAAAACTATGTGATTGATGTGGAAATGCTGATATTGCTCTGGATGGCAAATGATTTTATCCCATCTGAAGAAGCAATTCGACCAGAAACAAAAGGCAAGCAGATTTTCAATGAGCTTGCTTCAAGGTCATTCTTTCAGGATGTCAAGGAGGTACCTTTACACAAGGATGAAAGTGGACATAGTTACCGAACTATATGTAGCATCCATGATCTCATGCATGACGTTGCTGTTTCTGTTATTGGGAAAGAATGTTTTACTATAGCTGAGGGTCACAATTACATTAAGTTTTTGCCAAATACTGTTCGTCATTTGTTCTTGTGCTCTGATCGTCCAGAAACCCTCTCGGATGTTTCACTAAAGCAGAGATGTCAAGGTATGCAAACACTTTTGTGCAGTATGAATACTAGCAATTCATCATTACATTACTTATCAAAATGCTATTCTCTTCGAGCATTACGCCTCTATTACCATAACTTGGGTGGACTTCAGATAAGAGTGAAGCACTTGAAGCACCTCAGGTTTCTTGATCTCTCTGGCAATTGTCATATCAAGTCACTTCCTGAAGAAATATGCATTTTGTATAATCTACAAACATTAAATCTTTCGGGTTGTAAATCTCTTGGTCACCTTCCTAAGGATATTAAAAACATGATTGGCCTTCGTCATCTCTATACTGATGGATGTATGTCCTTAAAATCCATGCCTTCAAACCTTGGGCATCTAACATCCCTACAGACACTAACATATTTTGTTGTGGGCAATAATTCTGGTTGTAGTAGCATTGGAGAACTAAGGCACCTCAAACTCCAAGGTCAACTCCAGCTATGCCATCTACAAAATGTAACAGAGGCAGATGTATCCATGAGCAACAATGGGGAAAAGAAAGACCTAACCCAGCTATCTTTTGGATGGAAGGATGATCGTAATGAAGTGATTGATTTACATGAGAAGGTACTAGATGCTTTTACTCCAAACAACAGGCTTAAAATTCTATCTGTGGATTCCTACAGAAGTTCCAATTTTCCAACTTGGGTGACAAACCCCACAATGATGCGAGATCTAATCAAGCTCCAACTAGTTAGTTGCACAATGTGCGAGAGCCTTCCACAATTGTGGCAATTGCCATCTCTTGAAGTTCTTCATTTGGAAGGGCTGCAAAGTTTGCAATACCTGTGCTCGGGTGTTGACAATTCGACATCTTCAACGTTTCCTAAATTAAGGGAACTTATTTTAGTTGATctaaaaattttgaatggttgGTGGGAAGTAAAAGGAGGACCTGGGCAAAAGCTAGTGTTTCCCCTTCTAGAGAATCTATCAATTGATAGTTGCTCTAAATTGGAAAACTTTCCAGACACAGTAATATTTGGTGAATCTTCTCAATTCTTAGATAATAAAGGGAACTCCCCATTTCCAGCTTTAAAGAACCTCAAGTTGCACAATCTGAAGAGTTTGAAGGCATGGGGAACACAAGAAAGATATCAACCAATATTTCCTCAACTTGAGAATGCTAATATTATGGAGTGCCCGGAGTTGGCGACTCTACCTGAAGCACCAAAGCTGAGAGTATTAGTATTTCCCGAAGATAAATCATTGATGTGGTTATCCATAGCAAGATATATGGCAACACTGTCCGATGTCAGATTAACAATTGCAGCTTCTTCCTCACAAGTACAATGTGCAATACAACAGGTCAGTGGTACAGAAGAATTTAGTCATAAAACTTTTAATGCAACTATGGAACTACGGGGATGTTACTTCTTCTGTATGGATTGGGAATGTTTTGTGAACTTGCAAGATTTAGTAATCAACTGCTGCAACGAACTCATCTATTGGCCACTGAAACAGCTCCAATGCTTGGTATCCTTGAAAAGATTAACAATTTATTCTTGCAATAATCTGACTAAATCTGGTGATGTTCTAGAAGCACCATTAGAAAAAAATCAGCTACTCCCATGCTTGGAGTGTATAGAGATAAAAGATTGTCCCAAATTGGTTGAGGTTCTCATCCTTCCTTCATCTCTAAGGGAAATATATATTGAGAGATGTGGTAAGCTCGAGTTCATATGGGGTCAAAAGGACACTAAAAATAAGAGTTGGTATGCTGAAAACCAAGATGATTTGAGGTCAGAATCTTATAGCAACCTAGTATCCTCTGCAGATGCACCTTTGGCAACAAATACACATTTACCTTGTATGGAGTCTCTAACAGTGATAAGTTGTCAAAGCTTAGTAGTGCTTCTCAATTTTCCCCTATATCTGAAGGAAATACACATTTGGAGTTGCCCTGAGCTTAGATCTATAAGGGGAAAGCAGGATATAAAAGTCGAAAGTAAATATGTTGAGCGTAATAATGGCATGGCTATATCAGAATCTAGCAGTGATCTCAGTGCATCTATAACTGTAGAAGATCAAGGAACATGGAGAAGCAAATATCTCCTGCCATGCTTAGAATACCTAAGAATAGCATATTGTGTAAGCTTGGTAGAGGTTCTTGCTCTTCCTTCATCCATGAGAACTATAATTATTTCAGAGTGTCCTAAGCTTGAAGTCCTGTCAGGGAAACTTAATAAACTTGGGCAACTAGATATTCGATTCTGTGAAAAGCTGAAACTAGTGGAGTCATACGAAGGATCCTTCTCATCATTGGAAACTGTCTCCATTGTCGGCTGCGAGAACATGGCATCGTTACCAAATAAACATTCAAATACTCCCTGTACAAAAG GGCATTGTTCTCTTCAGAGGTACAAATATATGGAGATATCTACTCGGTACTGTCTCAATTTTCATTTTCCCTCCAAATGTGGACCATGA